The stretch of DNA AagcagcgcttctcaaatagtggggtgcgatgcgatgccagggggggcgcgtgtgaccccggagaacatgttttttttgccgtactagaataaagtgtaattgcacatcccgcgcgcacacgcttgagttttttcggcaaaaacgtgctgAATAtgggcaacaatcatcccgcttggtctataacaatttcatagacaaatgatactaattatagtcacggcgggggggggcgtaacagaaaataattgagaagcactggtgtaaagaaagtttcctcaacttaccgcattctgcCGCTaggagcaggatccaaaacagaagacaaatgctcatcttcctaaatgaaggtcgctaaacacttgttgtcctcatctgaaGCAGTCTGGAAGCACCATGACGagggttctttgtgataaagaccgaTTCTCTTAAAAGCGCGTCTCAAACTAGACGAGTGCCGCGACGGGCGGTGTTTCTCTGCCTGCCgctctgttgtctcctcacttctgcaggcagtggctGGGCCAAGTGCTGCAAAGTTAGTGATGTTCCCTCTGACACAGGGCTTCGAACCATGCCCCAAAACTCGGTCGAATATTTTTCGGAAGCTCCCCTCCCGAGCTCGCTTCAAATCACGTGACTGATGACGTTTGAACCTCTTCACTGCTTCATTCTGACTGAATCAGCTGACTGGTTCGGTTCAATGGGCGGGGCTTTGAACAATTGGCGGGTCTCAGTTGTGtctaaaaatggatgaaacagcGCAAAACATTGCCTATCTGGTCAATACctttttggattgatttgattagCGTTCGTATTGCTTTCTAATTGCTTTGCaatggaaccaaccaggaagagatctcaagtctgggaccactttgaaatggtgccgcCGAACAAGGTAAGTGTTACAAACGTATTtttcaactcttattcacacagtaacaaataataaaccacacacacatctcatttttaatttgcaggtgaagtgtttgctttgttcccgacatataataataacacgtcatcaatgatgaggctgctgtgatgacgtttccaccaggtgagtgggtgctgttccaggcaatattaagagtaacttttaaactttactgcgcaggtttgggtgtatagaattagttaattaactaaattaatcttgttctgctaacttccatatttgatgtagcaggaagcaggagcttgatgaagctctagtggatttcatagtgaaagattcccagcctttcactgtggtgtctgatcctggcttccgtgctctggtggctaaactggatcccacatgcacccttccatcaaggcagacagttaaagccatggtggagaggagggaagtggaagaaaaggagaaggccaaggcagccctgcagaatgttgacagtgtcagcttgaGCGCAGATATGTGGACCtccatcaacatggatgcgtatctcgctgtcacctgtcatgctattcatgcaggtgaactctccaccaccctggtgggagttcggccttttcctatcagtcacacagcagagaacatcgctgGAACTGCTCGAGAGCTTTtaaggcaggggtgggggggtgcacatataaaatataaaaatcttattgcgttgcgggccggaactcaaacaaaatggcaaaagacCTTGGCATAAACCTCAATAGAATTATGAATGATAAACTCAGTGGAATAGAAAccacaagcatcttctctttatcatcattactTGACCCAAGATTTAAAACACTCGGATTCCAAAGCCCCTCAAATGCCGAGTCAGCTGTGCACCGGTTAAAATCAGAGTGTGCGGCATTGTTGCCGAATGCACCCACCCAAGAGGACCCGCCAtccacttcaacagcacagccagaaccagctgcttcttcccaaggtacaaaaatgatagaatttggatcaatagatttatttgcattgattcatgtacagactaaactttatgtaatgttttattttgagtcattGATCCGTGgaagctgttggacagggatgctgaagaagcaagagcgtccaggaatgccaccgctgatgccatagtggaggtgcagcgttatctgtcagcccctccacttgaacgatcacaggaccctctggtgtaCTGGACAACAAACAAAGCCCGATACCCAaacctgtaccacctggcaaaccagtacctcgcaacaccagcatcctctgtgccctgcgagagggtgttttctaaagccggggaaatggtttcaaaaaagagaaaccgcctcaaaccctcgactgtggagaaactgttgtttttaaataaaaatgcataagcacaccagttcacccaagcaccttaggcccatacccccatctgttcctaaaatatatagaaaaataatattataataatacaacatcaaaagtgcacaaacagcaaaactcaaAGTGCACGCTTGCTGGGTCATCAACCTTTTACATGGCTGCAGTACCACCAATgcgccagcagatggcgcccgCGTTCGAAATGATTGAAGCTTCGAGTAatgaaccaattttcaacacGATGGTCCAAAAGGGTTCAAAGCCTCATGAAACCTCATGTGGACATCACTACGTGCCAGCTTTAAATTCATAATGTGTATCGCCGACAACTGTCCCACTTAAACAAAAACAGGTAGGAACTAATGTTCGCCTTAACAGGGGGCCATAAAATGTAACGTTACTGTTACATGTTAGTTcgcaaaaataaacaaatcagtTTTTGAAAAGACCCTAATTATTCTATaattctgaatttattttaaaataatgatttaaaCAAACCATCATGGTTACACAGAATGCATCCAGAAGTTCTATGAAGTCAAGATGTTCTGTGTACAGAAAAGTACAAATAAATTATTAATCAATAAAGCATTAAGAGTCCGTGCAGCTCCCTCAAAATGACAAAAGACAGGATCATTTAATGTTCAGCAAAATAAACTTTAATTTCTAAAAAGTCAATCAcggagaaagagagcgagaaagactgagacagacagaaagtTTCACTTCTGTTGAACAATAAACTGAATATGGGACTGGTAACTAACGCACTCACTAAGATTTAGAAACAATGGGTCACACATGCTTTGAAAagtggacaaaaacaacaaatccagAAAAACCCTTGCAGAGATGTTCGGAAAGCGGAACAACTTATTCACAGTTCTATTCTTTGACTGCAAACTCAGATGATGGAGTTTAATCTGAAGAGACATGGTAATTCTGGGAAATCACCGTCAAATAATAACAATCAACACATCCCAGGCTGTGTGCTTCACAGTAACGGTGCTGAAATGCTTTGTTATCGATGGGATTGTTGAAATGCTCTAATCTGAGGCCTGTTTTAGTCTCTCTAACCTTCGACTCACATTCATTCTCTTCTTTCGGCCTCTTGTTGTTTTCTCTATTTCTCTATTTTCCATCATGTTTCAAAACCAAAAGGAGGAATGAAGGGACAACTTGGCTTTTTCTCAAACATCGATAATATGGAGATTTTGAGGGGTGAGTTAGAGGTTCGATATGACttttaaatgtaacatttacaCTGCTGTTTACTGCTATTTCTAAAGGTGGCACCTgatgggaaaacaggaaaaacacatctCCTGAACCTCTTTTGTCACCAGCCTCATTTTGAAACTggtgaaagagaggaagtgaaactGCCCTCTGCTGACTCGCCTCAGT from Takifugu flavidus isolate HTHZ2018 chromosome 18, ASM371156v2, whole genome shotgun sequence encodes:
- the LOC130515166 gene encoding zinc finger BED domain-containing protein 4-like; the protein is MAKDLGINLNRIMNDKLSGIETTSIFSLSSLLDPRFKTLGFQSPSNAESAVHRLKSECAALLPNAPTQEDPPSTSTAQPEPAASSQVIDPWKLLDRDAEEARASRNATADAIVEVQRYLSAPPLERSQDPLVYWTTNKARYPNLYHLANQYLATPASSVPCERVFSKAGEMVSKKRNRLKPSTVEKLLFLNKNA